GAATGGTGGAGGGTATTGCAGACAGCTGTAACAGGATGTCAGTGTTATCCCTGGACTGATGCTCCGGGGTGTTTCGGGCTGCGGTATGGGGTCTCTCATCACTGTCCATTGCCTCGTCGACGCTAGTATCCGCTTGGGGTTGGAGTCGGAGGCAGAGGACACCAGACGGGCTCGCCAGATGATCCTGTAGatacaagacatgacgcatgattggatcaTGGGATGGGGTGATGGGCGTGGtgcgggatggtgtggggttgtgcCACATGAGCCATGGGGAACCGCCGGCCCATCAACCAGGTCCAGGGCCCACTACACTGCGGTGAGGTGCCGTAGGTTCAGCAGTCTCCCTCTAGTCTTCTCTCTCTCTTGGTGGTTATgtgccgccttctcctgggggtggattgggggagcagggagagagatagaaaggGCTAAGTATTAGTCAGTCAGACACATGCAGTACAGAGGGTGGGCAGCTGGTCGTCTCCGTGGCCACGGCACCTGGCCATGGtgcctggtatgggtgctggcatgtaggGCAGGATGGGGAGCGTGCCTACAGCTGGCGGGTGGGGTCCAGTCACcctctgtgtgagggtgggggtactggtgtatggggaggggttagtaccaggggcatggtgctgcctactcatcctggccaccctgaggagttcatgcagctttttgcggcactgctggtcggtcctggtggtggggcccacgcactcatggcctctgccacctgtgccaagTCCCGGTGTATGgtagtgggtggcagcctcctttccaCCATGGGGGAAGAGAgtgacccgcctctcctccacggtgttgaACAGCGTCTCCACCTCGGCATCCACaaaccggggtgccgctctccgtgctgccaccttgttggctgggatgtgtgtgtgtggggagtggagagcttatacgcggctgcagcttgccagcctctagagtgccaatcctgaccccagcAAATCggtcaccatttttcattggaattgttcCTGTCCCATGTGGTGCCAGCGCTAGCCCTGAACGGTTCAGGAATTGATCTAGGTCCAACGTCAATTTTGTTGTCATAGAACACAAcccattcagtcctggcgtcaacactcagtctctgaaacggagaatcctgccccttctcCATAGGTATTGTGAGTGGCTCACCAAAGTCCACAGTAAGACACCCACAAAACCTGCAGTGCAGAGATACAAAATACAATACCTCCCATTCAGGCTTCAGAACTGATAACTTGTGGCTACAAAGCTGTTCATGGCTTTCAGAAGTTGTCAGTCTCAGAAGACTGCCATCTGACCATTTTCTATCTTTGGTAAATGGGGCTGATTTGGACAGGAGTAAACCAGAGACTCACACCAACAAATACAGGCGATATTCACAGTCTGGGTCAGATATCCAGATGGATCTCTCTTGTCTCCAGGCAGGAGAGGCAAGGAATTGGCAACCATTGCATAGAATAAACTGATTCTGCCACAGAGTGTTGATAGTTAAGGGTGCTGGTGAATACCACTCTGTAAAAACAGCTGTTAACACATCCAGAGCAACCACTATCCTGTTAGCCACATGAGGCAGTAATCTCTGGGACATTGGTGTTTCCTACACTGGACTCTCTCTGGACACAGCGACGCAATGTGGGTTCTAGATGCAAAGTGGATATTCGGTGGGATTTCACCCACCAATAGGGGAGCTGCTGTAAGGAAGAGGGAATGCCGATGGAATAGATCATGATTGAAACAGGAAACAACAGAGGAAGCAGCTGGAGATTTGAATGGCCTGTAACGATGAAGAGAGGAAGACAGAAACTGTTTTATATTCCGTGGCCAATTATGACAGAATTAGTTTGTTGGAAGTTGTCACACGATTACTTTGACGCAAGATTGTGGTCTCTAATGTACTGAACTTTGTTAAAATGAAATCCACTCTGAAGACCAATATTTCCAATGACACACGATTCAGCGACATCCAGACTTCACTCACAAACAAGCTGCAAGAATTCGCACTGAGGGTGGAATCTCTGAAACTAAGATCTGTGGCAGGGGTGGGAAGTCAGAGGGACTCAAAGAGGCAGCACTGTAGCtcagtggttcgcacaattgcttcacagctccaggaagccaggttcgattcctggcttgggtcactgtctatgtggagtctgaacgttctccccgtgttttgtgggtttcctccgggcgctccagtttcctcccacagtccaaagatgtgcaggccaggtggattggccattctaaatttagTGTCCaaagtggttaggtggggttattgggttacgggatggggtggaggtggagcttcagtggagtgctctttccaagggcctgtgcagactcgatgggccgaatggcctccttctgcactgtaaatgttatgattctatgactcctgcTAGAGAGGGTAACGGATAAACCAGCGTGATgttcagctcattaattatgcagctgGAAAGTTTACGTTGAATCTCCTGGAGGGTCGGACAGGAGTTGATTGCCCCATTGTCATATTTAAAAGATACCAGGATCTCACCACACACTTTGGACTTCAACTCCCGATCTCCTCCCCTTTCTGTgttttctccaaccccccacccacttCTTTTGTGTCTACTCTGTCTGCTGTGCGGTGCACTGTCGGCACCCAGGAGAAGGGCAGTATGAATGGTGAAGGCAGTATCCAATAGCAGGTCAGTCAAAGTGATCTCCCGCTCTCGGTGTACAGCCACGGTTACAGATCGGGAAACAAAACAATCTGATTTCCCACTGGAGGGGTGGAAGATTTCACAGGTGACAAGATTCTGTTCTGTAACCCTGTTAATGAGCAATCATGACATGTAAATTAAGATCCCGACATTGACCAATGGGAAATGGGATCTGCCATGAACCTGCCATGAATATGCTGAGGGGAAAATTGCCATTTGTTTTCCCGCCGACGGAATCCTGACTTTCACACTCCAAATTTCCCAGTCCTTGTCGCCATGATTCCAGTCACTGGCAGGAGTGGAAAATTCCACTTTTGGAAACCATTCACTCAAGTGGGTGATTAAATATTCGATTGTCACAGAGCCCAGGAATTGGCAGCTCCACACAAATAAAATAAACTTTTGACAAATTGTTAATTGTCTCCCTCCCAACACTTGACTAAAAGCCGTGAAGCCCCAGTTCCCCAGCAGTTGCCTGGAGACTGAGGAAAGTGATCACAGTGTGTGACAGGCTGGGCCGAGCACTCGGTCTGTCTGAACTCCCAATCAGTGAAATGAGGAATAACATTTGGAGGAACACCAGTAAATATTCTCTTTACACTTTTATTACAATCCACAGAATACAGCAACACACCAAAGAACATTTACAAACTATAGAATCTCCCAGTTACAGTAAAATGTACAGTCAGGAACCTCAGGTCCCCCGCCCTTATACATGAACAAGTAAAGTACAATCAATAACATCTTCTTCAATGGGACTGAGGTCTTCTTGTGTCCACACCAAGCTCGGCCTTTTAGACATTTCATTCATGGTTAGTGTCGGTCTCTTGAATCATCGTTGTGTTCCTGCAATGGACAGAATCAACAGAACAGTCATTTTCAGatagactgagttcagtctgggttcaATGTTTTATTGTTGTTGATGATCAAGAGGCAATTCTCTGACACAAAGTCAAGTTTATACTCACGTTTGAAATCTCTCGCAGTGACCAGTCTTTAGATCTGTTTTACACCTATATTAAAATATTCAAATTTATCTGGTTAGTGCTGGGGATCAAGGAGACATTTTGTATTTTGCTAAACTTTTAGATTCATCTGTAAATAACAGATGCCAATGATATTGGATTTAAGAGACATGTAAAGGGTGAATGATTACacctcagtgtaacacaaccactagagggcaacactaaatcCACTATATATGTGAGAACGCAAAGGATCTTGGGtcccttcgaaccaggagtgactagacaacaGAGTtttagagagatagatcacagcatagttagcacgtgtagtttaaattagtcaATACTTTATTCTAAAACTCAATATTAGTCAATTCGTTATTCAATAAAActattttgctttaagttgaagattggtggtttcttgagaatcacaccatcagaccattttggatatataaagcaaagagtaacaatatattaccaaagagtaatataacagttGATGATCAAGAGGCAATACGCTGACACAAGTCCCAGGTTATACTCACGTTTGAAATCTCTCGCAGTGACCAGTCGTTTGATCTGTTTTACACCTATATTAAAATATTCAGATTTATCTGGTTAGTGCTGGGGATCAAGGAGACATTTTATATTTTGCTAAACTTTTAGATTCATCTGTAAATAACAGATGCCAATGATATTGGATTTGATTTAATGTTCTGTTAACTCCTTCAATTCCCACATTGGGATTGAGTAACTCAGTGTTGGAGCAGAGAATTCCTCACCAAGTATCTCCCGTTCTGTACCACGATAATAATCAATCcagctctgggacagtggggctgaggATTCGATGGATAAACTGATGGAGGCTGAGATTATTAATCAGTTTGTCCCTGTTGCGCTTaccaggaacataggaattattGTCTGGTAAATATTGGAAATGGCGACTTTGAAGCCTTAACTTCATTGTAGATTGACTAATCTTCAATAGAAAATATAATCATCTCGACTGAGGTTCATCCCAAAATCCTTCGACTAGAGCTGGTGTAGACACAACAATATTTAAATAtttgtctcccctcccctcctgcctccGAATTCAATAAAAGCACGTTACTGTCCCAGATTCCAATCCAATGGAAGAAATCAAAGTGGCAACAATTTCTTGCTATCAATAATCGTCTGGTTAAAAATCCTGATTTATACTTACGTTTATAGACTCCGGGACGTGTGGTTCGCTTGTTGATCACCTGTGTTAAAATAGCAATGTGTTTATATTTAGTGCCAGGGAAGATGTgactttttaaaaagcatttgtttTAACATCATCCCTAAGTCAATGACTGAGATTAGATGAGGAATGAGGAGATGTAAACTGATTACATTTTCGTGAAGGTTTGCAGTGGTTCGATGTTGATTAGTGAAAGTTTCACCAAACATCTGGACAGTTTTTAATGTCACACTAAAGAGTGTGGTCCTGATAGACTGGGAATGATGGTTAAAGTATTAAAGTAACAAGATGGACTCTGTACTGTGAACCCCCTGACAATAAGGAGCAATTATTTGCTTTAATAACAGCAAGAAGAGATAAAATCTCTTTACAGATTTACTGCTCATAAAATTTTCGTAAGTAGCTGTGATCGTTTTTCCACAGCAGACCTTCTCCAAAGGAAGAGTTTGAAAATAAAAAATACCGTGCCCAGTCTGACAGGTGGAGGAAATGCTGCCATAAAGTGTAGGAATCCCATTGCCCTGATGTGGGTAATTGTGACATTACCTCAATACTGTTTTCACTCGACTCGAATGATCCACTGTTGCTGTCAATTGTCCTCAAACCTCGACACTCCACATCAACGTCAACAACATCGTCAGCAAAATATTCAACATGGCTTTTGCAAAAACCTTTCTTCTGTCAAAATAGAAGGGACATTTTTCAAGTTATTGATTTCAACAAGCTCAGCACTGACACAGGGAGTTTCTATGATATAACTCTATACGCCCGAGGGTTTCGATGTGACAATTTAACTCAGGACTCACTGCGGACTTTTTGGAACGGAAGCGACAGCCGGGATCATCAAATTCCAATCCTGAGTTCTTGGAGCAGACAGTTTCTTTCACAGAGAATGTTAAATCCACGTTGTACGACAATTTTCCTGTGCGATAAACCTAATGAGAGAAAAGCAGGTCATTGGTGTCTGAGTGAATCTAGTGTTCCTACTCTGAACTGCTTCACCCACCAGTGTGAGAGCAATATAATATTCAGCTTCTaacgatgcactttcacagacttcatccgTGAACACAAAAGGTAATTATCAATAAGAATTGTATTGCAGCCACATGGCTTTCGCTAACTCCCACAATGTCTCTGCCTAGAAGCCTGTCTCACCATGGGGTGAATCCTCCCTGTGGTCGCTTGACCACAAGAAAGGTGGTTGAATGCGTTGTAAAAGTTAAATCTTCTTTACTTCAGAAACATTGAGGTAATAATTCAGTTCGGCTTCAGACATCACAAGCTCCTCGGTGCTAAACTAAAAACCTGCTCAAGCCCGCATTCCCTCTTTTGCTCAAGACACCCATACACATAATTAAATAGGAAGATGCTCATTAAAACACTATTAAAACACTATGTAACACACACTCTGGCCTGTGTTGCCTTCAATGGACAATCACCTCACTGCTCCTGTTTAATAAACACAACTGTTCGAATTTAAATTGATCTTAAAACTTTAACGAAATAAAACATCCCGAGGAATTTCATGGGCTTTTTCTAAAGCTAAAATTGAGACCAAACCACATCAGGTGATATTGGGGCAGTGTTTAGAGGCTTGGTGAAAGACGCATCATTTCAGGTAcaccttaaaggaggagagagagagacttagagagacagagaggtttagggTGGGAATTTCAGAGCTGATGGTCCAGGCAGCTGTAGCACGGCTgcaaatggtggagcaattaaagctCGGGATAGCATGAAGCCAGGATTGGAGGATTGCGGATATCTGGGAATATTGTGGGATTGGAGGAGATGTCAGAGATGGCagtaggggtggagggggggtcgtgtaggagtggggtgggtgggcgaAGATAGGAAGGGATgcaaaaacaaggatgagaattttaaaattctgGTATTACCAAtgtcggtcagtgagcacaggggtgatggggactGGGACTTGCTGTGAGATGGGGCTTGATAGCAGAGTATTGGATGACCTCATGGCTATGGAGGGTAGATTATGGGAAACCAGCCAGGAGTGCGTTAGACGTCCAAGCTAACAAAGGCACGCAGTTGAGGGCTTTAGCATCAGATGAGCTGAATCAAAAACAGAGCTGAGCAACGTCAAAGAGGCAGAAATAAGGGCGGCACAAATTTTCAAAATttctttgtgggatgtgggtgtcactggctgggccagcatttattgaccataaaTTAAAAataccttaaactgagtggcttgcttattTAAGAGTCAaatgcattgctgtggatctggagtcacatgtaggccaaaccaggtaagggggCCAGATTTCCTTTGAGGGGCATTGGTGAATCAGCTGGGTTTTTgtagcaattttcatttcagatttctattgaattcaaatttcacatctgCTGTGGTAGCATTTGAACCCAGGTGGCAGGGTCTCTGGAATACatgtccagtgacaaaaccactttgccactgcctcccccacatGTTCAGAAGCTCATTTCAGGATCAAAAATGATGAAGGAAACGTTGTAAAAGTCAGGTTCAGCCTCAGATATTAGTGCTAAGAAAAGAGGAAATTGGAgtcgcagctcctaatgggtcagTGTTGACGGTCTCAGTGAGATCTTCAGAGGATATCAAGCGAGGCAAAGAGGGTAGCAGTAGTTTATAAACAGAGACAAGTTTGGCATAGCAATTACAAAGCAGGAAAGTGAGGAATTGTGAAGGAATTGTCTGAGGAAACAAGAGGCCATTGTACCTGAGAGGAGAGGTTATGAGACGTATAATGATACGAGCGAGGGAGCTGAGGAAGGGGACAAagagaaaataaattaaaaaagaGAGGAActaaacactcagtaatattcttgTAGACTTtagacagtgaaacacactgagaccAGGACACACTTACATCCTTCACTCTTCTCCTGGTTATCCCACACAGATTGGTGATCTCGGTGATTTTGTTCAGTTTTAGAACTGACGCTCTCAGAGCATCCTTAGGGCTCGGCATTCCTGTTGAGAGAGAAAAGGAAAGTTGTACAAAACACTGCAGCATTCTTCAGTCAATTCTTTTTACACATTGGTCACATCTGAGTGAGTGAATCTCATTGCCAATAACTTGTTGCTTTATGAGGTGTGACTCTCTCTCCAGTACCTACCTGAGCAATGGAGGATCTGCACTGCAGCAATGGTGAGGAGTAAGGATTTCATTCTGCCTCTTGTGTGATCAGCTGGCTGCTTCCGAAGACTAAAGGAGttgcttctctctctcgctctgcctttcCCTTGCAGTGTTCAGTCTTTATATCCTGCACCTCCACCACATTCAAACACTGACTCATATTTGCTCAGTTTGGTGATCCTGGGCAGGGGAAGCTGCTGCCAATTGGCTGTAATATGGGCAGAACTTCCTCTAAATATCATCATCATGTTTACATTTGCAGATTATTCCTCAGAATATGAAAAAATGAACTGAAAGAGGACAGGAAATGATCATCTGTAACTTGTACAACGTCTCCCTCAGTCCGCTGGGAATAACCCCTGGAATTATCTTGTTATTGTTGGGTTGCCAGCACTCCAGAATAATCCTGGAGTCTACTTCAAAGGAAGGTCCTGGACACCAGTGCTGGAAACCAGGGAGAAATATCACCGGAACATTGGCAGAAACTGTGCATTCTTTCATTTTATTGAAACACTGTAGTTGTAACAAATTGGTGATGGAGAAGAGCGACTGTTTGACCAGGTGTGTCAGGGGAATCAGATATTCCTCCAGGAATTCCTCCAGTCAGAGTTGGCAACTCTAAATCTGGGGGCTAGTGCCACTGTCAGGGTCATTCCTGCAGCACTGCCCTCAGAAAACCTGCTGTCCTCACTGACATGTTCAGGATAAATTCTGAATCTGTGCCGCATGTCGCCTGACATGTTTTTACTAAAGTCATATTAACGTTTCAAATAGATTCACTGAGAGAGGTCTGGAAACTTTGAACTGTCTCATAAAGGAGCCTTGTTCCAATCAGTTAAGAATATCAGACTCTGCAGCAGTTCTTAATGCCTGAAGGTTGGTTTCTGCACAGTCCATGTGCAACCCATTGATAGAGACATTGACCTCAGtggttaattggattggattggccatggggttatggggatagggcgggggagtggtccaagacagagtgctcttttggagagtcgatgcggacttgatgggctgaatggcctccttcagtactgtataAATTCTATGGAAAGGAAGAGGAGTTTAAGGGATTGTTAATGCATATGTTTTCTAAATGGATTTCATGCCCTAGGGTAAGCATCATTAACAGGTGGTGCCCCCTGCCAGGTCAGGGACACTGAGACTAATATTACAAGCAAGTAGCTGCCATGATCGCCTCTTCCCTCctgcccctgctcccccccccccggtcccaggACTTAGCTCCAGGTAGAGCACTGCAGTACCACTTTTGGCCACTGCAACACTGTGCCTGCCCAGGCTGAAGAGCTGATTGGCATACTGCTCTCATGAGCGGGACTTCCTTCCAAGAGCAGATTGAAGTCCCACCCACTGCTCAAGATAACATTAAATGGCAGTGGGCTTCTGAGATTCAGCAGTAACATGTTGCACGCTGACTCTCAGGATGCTGAGCGCCAATCACCTGGCACCCTTAAAATTCTACCCATGTTCATGCTGCTCAGATTAGAAATTGCAATGGGGGTggtaaggtgggggtgggggtcagtgggtggttatcgcttgtttggagacttggggaaTGATTGAGGAGGTttggaatcagagagagagagagagagataggaaggGTTTGGGAGCGATtaggaccagggagagagagattggagggtGACGTGTGGAACTCGGTGGTCAGAGGGAATGAGTCAATGATCATGTGGGAGTCTGATCACAGAGAAGGTTAACAGGCTAGTTTGGGGAACTGTGATGTGGGGAACCAGTTCATTTTGATCCACATGCAAAGACACAAATCTCTTTCACACAGTTGTCCTCATCTCCCTTTAGCTGGAGGGCTTCCTCAGATGCAAGGTAACTAGTCAAATAGAGgaacattgagcctgctctgccattcaattaggtcatggctgatcatctaccttgcTGCATAATCCCCATTGTAGCTCGATACACTCAGTCCAAAAATCCATTAACAtctgtcttaaatatattcaatatttGAGCTTCTACAccttctggggtggagaattccaaagatttaccacatttgagtg
This genomic window from Scyliorhinus torazame isolate Kashiwa2021f chromosome 2, sScyTor2.1, whole genome shotgun sequence contains:
- the LOC140394046 gene encoding secreted phosphoprotein 24-like isoform X2, encoding MKSLLLTIAAVQILHCSGMPSPKDALRASVLKLNKITEITNLCGITRRRVKDVYRTGKLSYNVDLTFSVKETVCSKNSGLEFDDPGCRFRSKKSAKGFCKSHVEYFADDVVDVDVECRGLRTIDSNSGSFESSENSIEVINKRTTRPGVYKRVKQIKRLVTARDFKRVKQI
- the LOC140394046 gene encoding secreted phosphoprotein 24-like isoform X1 gives rise to the protein MKSLLLTIAAVQILHCSGMPSPKDALRASVLKLNKITEITNLCGITRRRVKDVYRTGKLSYNVDLTFSVKETVCSKNSGLEFDDPGCRFRSKKSAKKGFCKSHVEYFADDVVDVDVECRGLRTIDSNSGSFESSENSIEVINKRTTRPGVYKRVKQIKRLVTARDFKRVKQI